A region from the Rufibacter sp. DG15C genome encodes:
- a CDS encoding STAS domain-containing protein has protein sequence MQKIITENIGDKVIVLLQGDVDTCDKRLSRRLLSVRQKHKEGHVWVDCDTVECIRQLGMCHFINQLLVLRNQQLHVVLVNPNQLMQHALKACRLDAYFSYRANLEQAYEGVYSQEISPR, from the coding sequence ATGCAAAAGATTATAACCGAAAATATAGGAGACAAAGTGATTGTCCTTTTGCAAGGCGATGTGGACACTTGTGACAAGAGGTTAAGCCGACGCTTACTGAGCGTCAGGCAAAAGCACAAGGAGGGCCATGTCTGGGTAGACTGTGATACTGTGGAGTGCATCAGGCAGTTGGGGATGTGCCATTTCATCAACCAACTCCTGGTCCTCCGAAACCAGCAACTGCACGTAGTGCTGGTAAACCCAAACCAGCTTATGCAACATGCCCTCAAAGCATGTCGCTTAGATGCTTATTTCAGCTACAGGGCCAATCTGGAGCAAGCCTATGAAGGCGTCTACTCCCAAGAAATTTCTCCTAGATAG
- a CDS encoding chemotaxis protein CheB, whose amino-acid sequence MKLPHHEIIVIGTSAGGMAVLCDLLSQLPKDLPAAIFIVQHLARDSNAEVLVDRLNKITPLTCQVAQHEQAIEMGHVYFVPQDNHLLLQKGKMLVTKGPRENLFRPAIDPLFRSAAAAYGPRVIGIVLTGMLQDGTVGMEMIKRSGGITMVQKPEDAEYPDMPLSVLHEVEVDYVVSISEMGALLEELVFVPASSSNEIPEDITFEATIAERVMLDSGEIGQIDLLGTRAPYSCPDCGGALWEVSQGHIKHFRCHAGHSFTAEALLNANIDSIEETLWIALRMLEERRTMLSAMAEQDRKKGHNAWSVSQQERADELKVHIARIRRLLLSNANSKNRQQDEEERA is encoded by the coding sequence ATGAAACTTCCCCACCATGAAATCATTGTGATTGGTACCTCAGCCGGGGGCATGGCCGTCCTCTGCGATCTGTTAAGCCAATTGCCCAAAGACTTGCCCGCCGCCATCTTCATTGTGCAGCACCTGGCCCGCGACTCCAACGCCGAAGTACTGGTAGACCGCTTAAATAAAATAACCCCACTTACATGTCAGGTGGCCCAGCATGAGCAAGCCATAGAAATGGGGCATGTCTATTTTGTACCACAAGACAACCACCTGCTGTTGCAGAAAGGCAAGATGCTGGTCACCAAAGGCCCACGGGAGAATTTGTTCAGGCCCGCCATTGATCCCTTGTTCAGGAGCGCAGCTGCGGCGTACGGCCCCAGGGTAATCGGCATTGTCTTAACGGGCATGTTGCAGGACGGCACGGTGGGCATGGAGATGATCAAGCGGAGCGGCGGCATAACCATGGTGCAGAAGCCGGAGGACGCCGAGTACCCAGACATGCCCTTAAGCGTCTTGCATGAGGTAGAGGTAGACTATGTGGTGAGCATTTCAGAGATGGGAGCGCTGTTAGAGGAACTGGTGTTTGTGCCGGCCTCGTCTTCTAATGAAATTCCCGAGGACATCACCTTTGAGGCCACCATTGCCGAACGGGTCATGCTTGACTCTGGTGAGATAGGGCAGATTGACCTATTGGGCACCCGGGCGCCATATTCTTGCCCAGACTGCGGGGGTGCGCTCTGGGAGGTAAGCCAAGGCCACATTAAACACTTTAGGTGCCACGCCGGTCATTCCTTTACGGCCGAAGCGCTCTTAAACGCCAACATAGACTCCATAGAAGAAACGCTTTGGATTGCCTTGCGCATGTTAGAGGAGCGACGCACCATGCTTAGTGCCATGGCAGAGCAAGACCGAAAGAAAGGGCATAACGCTTGGTCAGTATCACAGCAGGAGCGGGCAGATGAGCTTAAGGTCCACATTGCCCGCATTAGGCGGCTGCTGCTCTCCAATGCCAACTCCAAGAACCGCCAACAAGACGAAGAAGAACGAGCCTGA